One Nostoc punctiforme PCC 73102 DNA window includes the following coding sequences:
- a CDS encoding plasmid mobilization protein, giving the protein MTRTAKVNFRATEQEVLRIKQLAAIAGYSQSEYIRLVALGFPVQPTETK; this is encoded by the coding sequence ATGACTAGGACAGCAAAGGTTAACTTCCGTGCTACTGAACAGGAAGTATTAAGGATTAAACAGCTTGCAGCGATCGCTGGGTACTCGCAGTCAGAATATATCAGGTTAGTGGCTTTAGGGTTCCCAGTACAACCCACAGAAACCAAATAG
- a CDS encoding type I restriction endonuclease, translating to MGFTEDIVKLSEQVRKRFDQVVGEEATKMALIVPFLSALGYDVYDPSEVMPEYVADFATRRAGQFEKVDYALAINGTKVMLVEAKARGQKAEAHDGQLSKYFNALLTTKVAIVTNGIEYRFFTDLRDKNVMDKEPFFTFNILEYDSKDIDNLKFFHRDNFDIIAITSHAEEMVYVKGMTQLVGNLLRSPSEEFIRFLVSELRSSDRRYEFQGKINARIIEKFKVIVKKSIQGSLLDLMTSSLSREMSQPVQVEVEAEIEEEEQPQDPQESRIVTTAEEIEAFEKIKAITQTSKTYSFELKYRDTTSYCGINLGKSTWWF from the coding sequence ATGGGATTTACTGAAGATATTGTCAAGCTGTCTGAACAAGTGCGTAAGCGATTTGACCAAGTTGTTGGCGAAGAAGCTACTAAGATGGCGTTGATTGTTCCTTTTCTGAGCGCTCTTGGCTATGATGTCTATGATCCTAGCGAAGTCATGCCAGAATATGTAGCAGATTTTGCTACTAGAAGAGCGGGACAGTTTGAAAAAGTAGATTACGCCTTAGCTATTAATGGTACTAAAGTTATGCTCGTAGAGGCAAAAGCCCGTGGTCAAAAAGCTGAGGCACATGATGGGCAATTGAGCAAATATTTTAATGCACTTTTGACAACAAAAGTAGCTATCGTCACTAACGGTATTGAATACCGTTTCTTTACAGACTTGCGTGATAAAAATGTCATGGATAAGGAGCCATTTTTTACTTTTAATATCCTTGAATATGATTCCAAAGATATTGATAACCTCAAATTCTTTCACCGTGATAATTTTGATATCATAGCTATTACCAGCCATGCTGAAGAAATGGTTTATGTAAAAGGCATGACTCAGCTTGTAGGAAATCTTTTACGTTCTCCTTCTGAAGAATTTATTCGTTTCTTGGTATCTGAATTGCGTTCCTCTGACCGCAGGTATGAATTTCAAGGTAAGATTAATGCTAGGATAATTGAAAAATTCAAGGTAATTGTTAAAAAGTCGATTCAAGGAAGTTTACTAGACTTAATGACAAGCTCCCTTAGCCGAGAAATGTCTCAACCTGTCCAAGTTGAAGTAGAAGCAGAAATTGAAGAAGAGGAACAACCCCAAGACCCTCAAGAATCAAGAATAGTAACCACTGCTGAAGAAATTGAAGCTTTTGAAAAAATTAAAGCAATTACGCAAACTTCAAAGACTTACAGTTTTGAACTCAAATACAGAGATACTACCTCTTATTGTGGTATCAATCTTGGCAAAAGTACTTGGTGGTTCTGA
- a CDS encoding ISNCY family transposase: protein MVQYFQSILKDLPDKRTGKNKRYQMSDAALSAFSIFFTQSPSFLAHQRSMAHSKGHNNAQSLFGVHQIPSDNHIRDLLDEIEPTVVFPVFTKIFKALENGKHLSKFRSFKNNLLIALDGTEYFCSNEIHCEHCSSRTFKNGTTQYFHTVVTPVIVCPSNSQVIPLIPEFVVPQDGYQKQDCENAAAKRWIQKYAKQYASLGITILGDDLYCHQPLCELLLQEKLNFILVCRSKSHKTLYEWLEGMPLDTFSVKHWKGKVYEIYTYRYVNQIPLRNSEDALLVNWCELAITRSDGTIIYKNTFATNHRITDINVEAIVSDGRSRWKIENENNNTLKTKGYNLEHNFGHGKTHLSSLLATFNILAFLFHTLLDIIDEKYQFIRQHLPTRKTFFDDLRALTRYLYFDSWESLLNFMIHGLELEFHPNTS from the coding sequence ATAGTACAATACTTTCAGTCAATCCTGAAAGATTTACCTGATAAGCGAACAGGCAAAAACAAACGCTATCAAATGAGTGATGCAGCATTAAGCGCATTCTCCATATTTTTTACTCAGAGTCCTTCTTTTCTTGCCCATCAAAGGTCAATGGCACATAGTAAGGGACATAATAATGCTCAAAGCTTGTTTGGGGTACACCAAATTCCAAGCGATAACCATATCCGAGATTTACTTGATGAGATAGAACCAACCGTTGTGTTTCCGGTGTTTACCAAGATTTTCAAAGCATTAGAGAATGGTAAACACTTATCAAAATTTCGTTCTTTTAAAAATAATTTGCTGATAGCTCTAGATGGAACAGAATATTTTTGCTCCAATGAAATTCACTGTGAACACTGTTCGAGCAGAACTTTTAAAAACGGAACAACTCAGTATTTTCATACTGTGGTGACACCAGTAATTGTTTGTCCTAGTAATTCTCAAGTAATCCCGTTAATACCAGAGTTTGTTGTCCCTCAAGACGGATATCAAAAGCAGGATTGTGAGAATGCGGCAGCAAAACGTTGGATTCAGAAATATGCCAAACAGTACGCATCTCTTGGTATTACCATTTTAGGAGATGATCTTTATTGCCATCAACCTTTATGTGAATTATTACTACAAGAAAAACTAAATTTCATTCTAGTGTGTCGGTCTAAATCCCATAAAACACTTTATGAATGGTTAGAAGGAATGCCCCTTGATACATTTAGTGTCAAACATTGGAAGGGCAAAGTCTATGAGATTTATACCTACCGTTATGTCAACCAAATTCCTTTACGGAATAGCGAGGATGCTTTATTAGTAAACTGGTGTGAATTGGCCATTACTCGCTCTGATGGGACTATAATCTACAAAAATACCTTTGCGACAAATCATCGAATCACAGATATTAATGTTGAGGCGATTGTGTCAGATGGTCGCAGCAGATGGAAAATAGAAAACGAAAATAATAACACTCTTAAAACCAAAGGTTACAACTTAGAACATAATTTCGGACATGGGAAAACGCATTTATCCTCCCTATTAGCAACCTTTAATATCCTTGCATTTCTGTTTCATACTCTACTTGACATTATAGATGAGAAATACCAATTTATCCGCCAGCATTTACCAACACGCAAGACCTTCTTTGATGATTTACGCGCCTTAACTCGTTATCTTTATTTTGATAGTTGGGAAAGTCTGCTTAACTTTATGATCCACGGACTGGAATTAGAATTTCATCCCAACACAAGCTGA
- a CDS encoding CopG family transcriptional regulator, with protein sequence MVSLIHHQLRNKTYITMANMTLRLPDDLDSQLKAQLQEKGISKHQLILDILRGSSGMSLEDQEQAQNDIRELQDQVYQLQKKVKILAEHAGYPLGTF encoded by the coding sequence ATGGTATCATTAATACATCACCAGCTAAGAAATAAGACATACATCACGATGGCTAATATGACCCTGAGATTGCCTGACGACCTGGATTCACAGCTTAAGGCACAGTTACAGGAAAAGGGCATTAGCAAGCATCAGTTAATACTTGATATACTTAGGGGAAGTTCAGGAATGTCATTAGAAGATCAAGAACAAGCCCAGAACGATATCAGAGAGCTTCAGGATCAGGTTTATCAGCTACAGAAAAAGGTAAAAATCTTAGCCGAACACGCTGGATATCCTCTAGGGACTTTCTAA